GAGCAACTGGGAGGCAAGGAGCTCGGCTACATCAACCTTCTTGATGCCGATGCTGCTTTAGACACCGTGAAGGAGTGGTCGGCGAAGGAGCGAGCCGCCTGCTGCATCGTCAAGCACGCGAGCCCCTGCGGCGTCGGTCTTGGTGACGAGGCAGATCAAGCCTTCTCGGCTGCTTACTCATCTGATCCGCTCGCCGCATTCGGTGGCGTCCTTGCGTTCAACCGAACCGTCGATGAGGCGGCGGCAAAGGTCATGTGTGATGGGCAGAAGTTCCTCGAGGTCGTCGTCGCGGAAGCTTTCGATGCTAAAGCTGTCGAGCTCCTGCAGGCACGCTGGAAGAACGCTCGGCTGCTAGCCGTCGGTCCGATGCTGCGTGATCATGGCGATCGTTCGCCTTCGACGGTCCACCATCTTGTTGGCGGCAGGATCGCTCAGGAACGCGACCTCGTCGGCGTCGTTGAGTCGGAGTGGAAGGTCGTCAGTGAGCGGCAGCCGTCCGATAACGAGTTGGCGGCGATGAAGTTCAACTGGCTCTGCTGCAAGCACGTCAAGAGCAACGCCGTCGTCATCGGCGGGACGCACGGCACCTTTGGCATCGGCGGGGGGCAGGTCGATCGCGTCGCGGCGGCCGAGCAGGCGGTGAAGAAAGCAGGCGACCGCGCCAAAGACGCGGTCGCTGCGAGTGATGCATTTTTCCCCTTCCCGGATGGGCCCAAGGCGCTGCTCGACGCGGGCGTCACCGCGATTGTCCAGCCCGGCGGATCACGCAACGATCAGCTGACCATCGACCTCGTCAACGAACGCGGTGCGACGATGATCTTCACCGGTCGACGCCACTTCCGTCACTGATTCAGCACGGAGAGACGAAAGCGAGCCCCGAGCGTGAGCGAGCGGGTTTCGGGACGACCACCAGGACCCCTCGCTCACGCTCGGGGCTCGTGATGCTCGGATCGGGTGATCCCTGAACCCTCTCAACCTTCCGTGTCTCCGTTTGTCTGCGGTGAGTCGATTTCGGTGTCGTCCCGATTCCCGTACTCGTGCCAGCTCGCGTCGTAGATGGCGACGTGGTCGTAGCCGAGTTCGCGAAGGACGAGGTAGGGGAGGGAGACGCGGGTGGCCGTCTGGCAGTAGAGGACGATCGGCCGGCCGGCGGCCTTGGCGTCGGGCAGGCCGTGACGCTCGAGGATGGATTCGATCTCGGCCAGCGGGCGAAGCTGCTTGTTCTCGTCGAGCATTTCGGCGTAGTCGGCGTGGATGGCACCCGGGATGTGGCCGCCGCGGGCGTTGCTGCGGAGGGTGGTGCCGTCGAACTCGCCAAGGCTGCGGGTGTCGTAGAAGACCGGGCGATCCGACTCGGGCGAGGCGAGGGCGGCCTGGACGTCGGCAAGGTTCCACACGAAGTTCGGCCGAGCTTCGGCGACGTATTCCGCGATTGGCAGGGTGGTCGGCTCGGTCTCGACCTCGCGGCCTGCGTTGAGCCAGACGTCGATGCCAACACCGTCGAGGAAGTAGACGCGCTCCTGGCCGAGCCAGTCGAGGACCATCGCGGGGATGGTGCCGTCGCCCTTTCCGGCGTGGTTGCCGTAGACGACGACGGATTTGTCGCGGCTGATGCCGGCGTCGCCGAGGAGGCGTTCGTAGCGGGCGATGTCGGGCTGGCCGGCATCGTCGAGGAAGAGGTACTGCGAGTCGCCCTCGCCCGGTTTGGCCTTGCCGGTCCGAAGAGTCTTGCCTGGCAGGTTGATCGCGCCCGGCAGGTGGCCCGAGGCGTAGGCGTCCGGCGAGCGGGCGTCGACAAGGACGAGGTCGTCGCCGAGCTCGGCCTGGAGTTGGTCGAGCAGATCGGGCGTGATGAACGTCGTCAGCCGCTCCTCCTGCATGTCCACCACGTCCGGGACCGTCGCTGCGTTGGAGGCGGCGTCGCAGCCGACAAGGGCGAGTCCGAGCGGTGCGACGAGTGCGGCGGCGATGAGTGGCGAGACCTTCATAGATATTCCCTACGGGTGAGTAGGAGAATAGGTGCGGGTGGTCGGTGGCGTCAAGTGCGGGAAAGGCTCTTCCCTGTCATCCCGAGCGCAGCCGAGGGACCTCGCCAGGATCGGATCAGAATCCAGACGGGGTCCCTCGACTCGCTGCGCTCGCTCGGGATGACGGCGGGAGGATGTCGGGGCGAAAGCGCGTTCAACTGCCACGCAATGCCAGAATCAGCTCGACCTCGCCGGTGGGGCGATTGACTTTGCGGCTGATGACGTCCGTCGACTCGCCCGCGTCGGCCAGGGCGTAGATGTCGCGGTGGGCGGCGATGGCGGCCAGGCCGCTGTCGGCGGGGCCGGATTGGCCCGCGACGACCTTGTCGACGATTGCCTTGGCCTGCGCTGGTGCCGACGTCGACGCGGCGGCTTCGAGGCGATCGGCGGCGGCGTCGGCCTGGGCGATGAGTTGCTCCAGCTTGGCCGCCTTGGTGTCCATCTCGCCGCCCATGCGACGCGACAGCGACTCGAGCTCCAGCACCAGCGAAGCCATCTGTCGTTCGGTCGACCGTTCCGTCGCGAGCGATCGCGCAGCCGAGGCGGACTTGGCGAGCGGGTCGCCGCGGCGCTTCTTGCGCTTCTCCTTGGCCGGGCGAAGCACCATGAGCCAGACGAGCATCAGCACGCCCAGCGCCATCGCGGCGATGCCGGCGTTGCTTTCGATGCCCGGCAGCAGCGGGCTCTTGGCTTGGAGAAGGATGAACATCGAGGCGACCTCCTGTCAGTCGATGAAGCGGGCCACGTCCTGCGGCCTGCGTGAAGAAGCTTACGGCCTGAGCCGCTCGCGTTGAAGTTGCACGTCGTCGAGCACTTCAAGAAGCACGTCGCACGCCTGGTCGACCTGGCTCTTGGTCATCGAGCTGAAGAACGGCAGGGCGAGCGTGCGTTCGCTCATGCGTTCGGCGACGGGGAAGTCGCCCGGCTTGTAGCCGAACTGCTTCATCATGTACGGCTGGAGATGGATGGGCGGGAAGTAGTTGTTGCAGCCGATGCCGCGGAGGCGAAGGCGGCGGATGACGTCGTCGCGATCGCCGCTTTCGAAGAGGTCGCCTAGCCGGACGACGAAGACGAACCAGCTGGCCTGCTCGTGCTCGCCGAGGGTCGGCAAGATCAGGTGCGGGCAGTCCATCAGCCGGTCCATGTACATCGCCGCAGCTTCACGCCGGCCTTCGAGGATTTCTTCGAGCCGTTCGCACTGCACGCATCCGATGGCGGCGGCGATTTCGGAGAGGCGGTAGTTGTACCCGAGCCGCTCGTGCGCCAGCCAGCCCATGCCCTCGCGGCCCTGGTTGCGGAGGCTTCGGCAGAGGCGGGCGAAGTGGTCGTCGTCAGTGACGATCATCCCGCCCTCGCCGGTGGTGATCTGCTTGTTCGGGTAGAAGCCGAAGACGCCGGCCCGGCCGAAGCTGCCGATCGGGCGATCGCCGAGCGTTCCGCCGAAGCCTTCGCAGCAGTCTTCGATGAGCGTGACCTCGTTGCGTCGGCAGACGCGTTCGAGTTCGTCCATGTCGCCCGGGTGTCCGAAGCACTCGACACCGACGACGGCCTTGGTCTTGTCGGTCATCGCCTTCTCGGCGAGCCGTGGGTCGAGGTTCAGCGACTGCGGGTCGATGTCGGCAAAGACGGGCTTGGCATTAACGAAGAGGGCGGCGTTCGCGCTGGCGACGAAGCTGAAGGGCGTCGAGACGACCTCGTCGCCGGCGTCCACGCCCGCCGCGACCATGCAGCAGTGCAAGCCGGCCGTTCCGGACGAGACGGCGATGCCGAACTTGCGACCGGCGATGGCGGCGCACTTTTCCTCGAACTCCTCGACTTTTGGGCCGATCGACAGCGTGCCAGAGTTCATGACCTGGACGACGGCATCGATCTCGGCCTGGGTGATATCGGGGTTCGACAGGGGGACGAGATTTGGGATGGCTTTGCGAGCGGACATGAGCAGCTTGGACCGCCGAGAAAGCGTCCGATAATCGTATCGGCAAGCGGCCCCGTCCGCGCCCAGTTTCGATAGGATGTCGCGATGCCCGACGACACGCCGAGCGAGGACACGGCACCGCAGCCATCGGCCAAGTCGCGCGGCCGAGTCATCGACGATCTGCTGGGCCTGTCGCGGTGGCGCAAGGGCCTGATGACGCTGTTCACGATGATCGCCGTCGCCGGCGGGGCGATGTGGGGGCACGCCAAGGTGACCACGCCCAGCCCCGAGAGCGATCCCGCCTACCTGCAGGCCGAGACAATGCCGGACGGCGCTGCCGGCTTCGTAGGCGATGGTGCGAGCGACCGGACGATCGCCTCGTCCGCCGAAGTCGAGCCCGAGCTGCCGTGGCACGGCCGGCTGGGCGGTTGGGGCGCGAGGCTGGGCTTCAGCTTCGTCGCGGGTCTGCTCGTGGGCGTCTTCTTCCGATCGTTCCTCAAGACCATGGCCGCGCTGACGGCGGTGGCGGTCGCGGCGATCTTGGGGCTGAGCTACTTCAACGTGCTCGACGTCGACACGACGATCCTCCGCGAGAACTACGACTCCGCCGCCGAGTGGACCAAAGGCCAGGCGGGCGGCGTGAAAGACTTTGTGATGCGGTTCCTGCCTAGCACCGTCGCGTCGACCGCGGGATTCGCCGTCGGGTTCCTTCGCCGCTGATCGATCGTGGCGACGCACTTGCCGCGAGCCCGGGCAGAACTCGGCGACGATCAGTTGGCCGGCGATGCGACAATGCTACAAGCCGACGTCGCCCGTCACCTCACGCGCTCGCGTCGCCTCGGTGACGGCGACGAGATCGAGGTCTTCGACGGCACGGGTCGATCCGCCAGGGCAAAACTCATCGTCAGCCACGAAACCGTCATCGCCGAGCTGCTCGAAGCGCCGACTGTCGTCCGCCTGCCGTCGCTGGTGATGTGCGTCGCTGTGCCCAAAGGCCAGCGGGCCGACTGGCTGGCGGAGAAGCTGGCGGAACTCGGCGTGACGCGGTGGGTGCCGCTCGTCACCGAACGCTCCGTCGTGAACCCCGGCCACAACAAGCTCGACCGCTGGCGTCGCCTCGCCTCGGCCGCTGCGACGCAGAGCCACGCGCCAGAAACGCTCGACGTTGCCCGGCCGATGTCGCTGGCTGACGCACTCGCCCACGTCGGCCCGGGTGCAGTTTACACGACCGAGCGCGACGCGACTGTCAGCGACGGTGCGACGCCCGCAATCCACTACATCGGCCCCGAAGGCGGCTGGACCGATCGCGAGCTCGAAGCCTTCGCCGCCGCTGGCTGTTCGTTCGCGACGCTCGGCCCGACGATCCTCCGCATCGAAACGGCCGCCATTCTCGCGGCGGGTCTGGTGCGGTTCGCTGGCGATTAAGCGTTGCTGCTAACAGGTGGTCGCCGCTGGAATCGCGTGTCGCTGTAGCATCCGGGCATGACCGACCCCTACTCGCCGTACGGCATGCCGATGACCGGCGCGGCGGCGGCTCCGGACAAGCCCGGCATCATCAAAGCAGCGGCCGCGTCGGTGTTGCTGCTGGGGCTGCTTCTGGCGGGTGGGTTCCTCGTCAACGTCGCCCTGACCGACGCCGAGACCCTCATGGAACGCATGCCGCCCGGTCAGGCAGCCGACATGCAGGCTCAGGGCATCGACGGCGAGCAGCTTCGAGCGCTCACCCTCGGCTGCGGCGGCGTCATGGGCTTGTTCGTTGTCGGCATTGCCATTCTCCTGGCCGCGTTCGTCTGGGCGGGCAAGGGCTGGGCGATGATCACGTCGATCGTCCTTGCCGGTTGCCTCATGCTCTGCTGCGGCCTCAACGGCCTCTCCGAGATGGTGCTACTCGTCCAGCCGATGGACGGCGCCCCCGTGCAGGCATCGTCCGTCGTGGTCAGCCTCGTCACGGCCTTCGGAGCAATCGCGTCCATCGTGCTGCTTGCCATGGCCCTACGCCACAGAGCAAAGCAACAGACCCTCCCACCCGACGCCGCCTACCAGGCCGCCTGGCAGCAGTACTACGCCCACCAGCGACAGATGCAGCAGCAGTCCCAGCAACAACAACAGCCGCCACCGACCAGCTGATCGGCGACGGGCAACAAAGAAGCCCCGCCTGCCCAAGTGGCGCAGGCGGAGCAGTGAAGGAAAGGGCGTGTCCTGTTTGACTCAGGGCACGAACGCCGTCAGCGAGCCGCCGACGCTCGAGAAGCCGGGGCCGGTCACGACCGAGATCGATCCGGACGCAAAACCCGGGCCGCCGAGGGTGATCGAGCCGCTGCCACTGGCGGAGTTGCCGCCGGTGCTGCCCGAGACGCTTCCGCCAAAAGTGCCCGGTCCGGTGCCGCCGAAGGTCACGCCGTCTGTGAAGACGCCTGACAGATCAAGGTCGAGATCGACGTTCGGATCGAACACGAAGTCAACATCGAAGGTGAAGTCTTTCACGTAGTCGGTGTCGCCGGCGTCGAACTCGCCTGGCTGGTGGCCGACGACGTCGATGACGACCTCGCCGGTGTCAGGCGTGGTCGGGAGATCGACGGTGCTGAAGTCGAAGTCGCCGAAACCGAAGAGGAGTCGTCGAGATTCAAGTGCTTGGAACATGGGAGTCTTTCGCGTGAGGGAAAAGAGTGCATGCCGGGTGACCCGGCCCGCAGGCGTTCGACGGGTGTCGGACGCCATCGGCCAAGGGCGGGGCGCCATCCGCCGGCCGAACTGCAACTACCACATCTTTCGCGAAAGAAACGTCAAGAGCTACTCCTGCGAAAACGTGATCGCCGAGCGAGCCGCCAGGAGCGGGTGTTCCACCGTCACACGAAACACCGACATGTCCTCCTGCGCGACCGACTGCGACCCGCTTGCCAGCAGTCGCTTCGCCAGCACCTCCCCGTGGGGCGTGATCTCGTCCTTCAGACGCGTCAGCGACGAACCGAGCGAGAACAGCTCGGCCTGGCGGAACTGGTCGGGGGAGTCGTCGCCGAAACCCAGCATCGGCAGGTACGTCCGAACTGTCGGGCTGCCCGCGTGCACCATCTCACGGGGCAGGATCACGTCCATCACCAGCCGCTGTGAAGGCGTCGTCAGCGTCGTGCGGAAGTTCAGCGTCGGCGGATCGCCGCTGAACAGCTCCTTCATGCCGCGGATGACCTGGCCCACGGTGATGCGGATGGCCGACCCGGCGCCGACCTGCTTGCCGGCGAGGCGATGCAGGTGATCG
This genomic window from Planctomycetota bacterium contains:
- a CDS encoding DegT/DnrJ/EryC1/StrS family aminotransferase, translated to MSARKAIPNLVPLSNPDITQAEIDAVVQVMNSGTLSIGPKVEEFEEKCAAIAGRKFGIAVSSGTAGLHCCMVAAGVDAGDEVVSTPFSFVASANAALFVNAKPVFADIDPQSLNLDPRLAEKAMTDKTKAVVGVECFGHPGDMDELERVCRRNEVTLIEDCCEGFGGTLGDRPIGSFGRAGVFGFYPNKQITTGEGGMIVTDDDHFARLCRSLRNQGREGMGWLAHERLGYNYRLSEIAAAIGCVQCERLEEILEGRREAAAMYMDRLMDCPHLILPTLGEHEQASWFVFVVRLGDLFESGDRDDVIRRLRLRGIGCNNYFPPIHLQPYMMKQFGYKPGDFPVAERMSERTLALPFFSSMTKSQVDQACDVLLEVLDDVQLQRERLRP
- a CDS encoding FUN14 domain-containing protein, which codes for MPDDTPSEDTAPQPSAKSRGRVIDDLLGLSRWRKGLMTLFTMIAVAGGAMWGHAKVTTPSPESDPAYLQAETMPDGAAGFVGDGASDRTIASSAEVEPELPWHGRLGGWGARLGFSFVAGLLVGVFFRSFLKTMAALTAVAVAAILGLSYFNVLDVDTTILRENYDSAAEWTKGQAGGVKDFVMRFLPSTVASTAGFAVGFLRR
- a CDS encoding RsmE family RNA methyltransferase produces the protein MATHLPRARAELGDDQLAGDATMLQADVARHLTRSRRLGDGDEIEVFDGTGRSARAKLIVSHETVIAELLEAPTVVRLPSLVMCVAVPKGQRADWLAEKLAELGVTRWVPLVTERSVVNPGHNKLDRWRRLASAAATQSHAPETLDVARPMSLADALAHVGPGAVYTTERDATVSDGATPAIHYIGPEGGWTDRELEAFAAAGCSFATLGPTILRIETAAILAAGLVRFAGD
- a CDS encoding rhodanese-like domain-containing protein, giving the protein MKVSPLIAAALVAPLGLALVGCDAASNAATVPDVVDMQEERLTTFITPDLLDQLQAELGDDLVLVDARSPDAYASGHLPGAINLPGKTLRTGKAKPGEGDSQYLFLDDAGQPDIARYERLLGDAGISRDKSVVVYGNHAGKGDGTIPAMVLDWLGQERVYFLDGVGIDVWLNAGREVETEPTTLPIAEYVAEARPNFVWNLADVQAALASPESDRPVFYDTRSLGEFDGTTLRSNARGGHIPGAIHADYAEMLDENKQLRPLAEIESILERHGLPDAKAAGRPIVLYCQTATRVSLPYLVLRELGYDHVAIYDASWHEYGNRDDTEIDSPQTNGDTEG
- the purH gene encoding bifunctional phosphoribosylaminoimidazolecarboxamide formyltransferase/IMP cyclohydrolase gives rise to the protein MAQSDPQLIPVKRALLSVSDKTGLVDFARVLSDEFGVELLSTGGTAKTLREAGLPVTDVSDVTGFREIMAGRVKTLHPKIHGGLLGRLPEDQPVMAEHGIEPIDLVCINLYPFEETVAKPDVTYAEAIENIDIGGPAMIRAAAKNHERVAIVVDPQQYEDVLDELRKGGATTSATRRSLARDAFERTTRYDANIYDYLYRQIDEEFTEQSPVERFSRQMDRNPRKLRYGENPHQKAYFMPSHPYEASVLCAEQLGGKELGYINLLDADAALDTVKEWSAKERAACCIVKHASPCGVGLGDEADQAFSAAYSSDPLAAFGGVLAFNRTVDEAAAKVMCDGQKFLEVVVAEAFDAKAVELLQARWKNARLLAVGPMLRDHGDRSPSTVHHLVGGRIAQERDLVGVVESEWKVVSERQPSDNELAAMKFNWLCCKHVKSNAVVIGGTHGTFGIGGGQVDRVAAAEQAVKKAGDRAKDAVAASDAFFPFPDGPKALLDAGVTAIVQPGGSRNDQLTIDLVNERGATMIFTGRRHFRH